The proteins below come from a single Bacteroidia bacterium genomic window:
- a CDS encoding MotA/TolQ/ExbB proton channel family protein translates to MANSLFDLMLIGGPLMWPLFGLIVVTVIVFLERVFSLMIYSKRKVILAKDKLESPLAVLDFIVVTAPIIGFLGTVTGMIDAFKSISNATSINIQIVAAGLYEALYTTAFGLIISVTASAFAFILDIAISKICVEEK, encoded by the coding sequence ATGGCTAACTCTCTGTTTGATTTAATGTTAATTGGGGGGCCGCTTATGTGGCCTCTCTTTGGTCTGATTGTGGTAACTGTTATTGTTTTTTTGGAGAGAGTTTTCTCTTTAATGATTTATTCAAAACGAAAAGTCATCTTAGCAAAAGACAAACTGGAATCTCCGTTGGCTGTTTTAGATTTTATTGTTGTCACTGCTCCAATAATTGGTTTTTTAGGGACGGTTACAGGGATGATTGATGCTTTTAAATCTATCTCAAATGCAACTTCAATAAATATACAAATCGTCGCAGCGGGCCTTTATGAAGCGCTCTATACCACGGCTTTTGGTCTGATTATTTCAGTAACAGCCTCTGCTTTTGCATTTATTTTAGATATAGCTATTTCAAAAATATGCGTAGAAGAAAAATAA
- a CDS encoding biopolymer transporter ExbD, translating to MSDIAFLLLLFFLIILIASPQLFENSNLPQSSQGEKASIEGHSLFIDKEGTLYLDKAQINFEEIPLSEKIAVYSDKTTPFEVIFPLINYLKQNSVTTIQLLVRQANE from the coding sequence ATGAGTGATATTGCTTTTTTACTTCTCCTTTTTTTCTTAATAATTTTGATAGCCTCACCGCAACTATTTGAAAACTCAAATCTTCCCCAATCAAGTCAGGGGGAAAAAGCTTCTATAGAGGGACATTCTCTTTTCATTGATAAAGAGGGAACTCTTTATCTCGATAAAGCCCAAATAAATTTTGAAGAGATTCCATTGAGTGAAAAAATAGCTGTCTATAGTGATAAAACAACACCCTTTGAGGTAATTTTCCCCCTAATAAATTACTTAAAACAAAACTCAGTTACTACTATTCAGCTTTTAGTGAGGCAGGCCAATGAGTAA
- a CDS encoding TonB family protein: protein MSNLGKIVLSFFVIALAVSSLFIPLPKEVSKDAPIPQSIRATLFFEEENITIDEENTEGKEPLEEQPFYERELKPVPVLKSIPLPQTLLVPFRIPPKPETKNSFIPLEQFIEVDEATQPPRFDYEVIKERIKYPTVAKRQNREGRAVVRLYIATDGKIVKAIIEQESSSDFGQAALNAFSELTVEPALLKGVPVAVTLLFPINFTLN from the coding sequence ATGAGTAATTTGGGAAAGATTGTTTTAAGTTTTTTTGTGATTGCCTTGGCTGTCAGTTCTCTTTTTATCCCCTTACCAAAAGAAGTTTCCAAAGATGCCCCCATTCCCCAGTCAATAAGAGCCACCCTCTTCTTTGAGGAAGAAAACATTACGATTGATGAAGAAAACACCGAAGGTAAAGAACCTTTAGAAGAGCAACCCTTCTATGAAAGAGAATTAAAGCCTGTTCCCGTATTAAAAAGCATCCCCTTACCGCAAACTCTTTTAGTCCCCTTTAGAATTCCTCCAAAACCAGAAACAAAGAACTCTTTTATCCCCTTGGAACAGTTCATTGAAGTTGATGAAGCAACTCAACCACCTCGGTTTGATTACGAGGTAATAAAAGAGAGGATTAAGTATCCCACTGTAGCAAAACGCCAAAACAGAGAAGGCAGAGCGGTAGTACGTCTTTATATTGCTACTGACGGGAAAATTGTCAAAGCAATTATAGAGCAAGAGAGTTCTTCTGATTTTGGCCAGGCTGCACTTAACGCTTTTAGCGAGCTGACTGTTGAGCCTGCACTTCTTAAAGGAGTGCCGGTCGCAGTGACTCTTCTTTTTCCCATAAACTTCACATTGAACTGA
- a CDS encoding DDE-type integrase/transposase/recombinase, with protein sequence KGKILDEFVSYTGYNRNYAAHVLCNEGRSTYVRIKNKPIRLKAKQSCIRNCGGRPKVYDETVIEKLKEIWEFLDYPCGKLFQPMLHSMMSFLESDGAFALDTIVVEKLLKISASTIDRSLKDEKKKLELRGKSLTKSGSLLKNQIPIRVFFSWDEMKVGFFELDTVSHCGPDSSGEFCQTLTVTDVYSGWTETRALKNKAHRWVKERIIEVKESLAFELLGIDSDNGGEFINHQLLQWCTENKITFTRSRPYRKNDNCFVEQKNGDMVRRVVGYYRFDTQEEFEALQEVYKHLCPLRNYWYPTIKISGKKRLENGRFKKLYDKPKTPYLRILEKQEVCSSVKEELKRRRQLTNPIQLKRELDKAVANLLRVHNNKYKASEQLFNQAFG encoded by the coding sequence AAGGGTAAAATCTTAGATGAATTTGTCAGTTACACCGGCTACAATCGCAACTACGCTGCTCATGTGCTTTGTAATGAGGGCAGATCAACTTATGTAAGAATAAAGAATAAACCAATCAGATTAAAAGCAAAGCAGAGCTGTATTAGAAACTGTGGCGGTAGGCCTAAGGTTTATGATGAGACTGTAATAGAGAAGTTAAAAGAGATTTGGGAATTTTTAGATTACCCTTGTGGCAAATTATTTCAACCAATGCTTCATTCAATGATGTCATTCTTAGAAAGTGATGGTGCTTTTGCCCTTGATACAATAGTAGTAGAAAAACTTCTAAAGATTAGTGCATCAACAATAGATCGTAGTTTAAAAGATGAGAAGAAAAAGTTAGAACTTAGAGGTAAATCATTAACAAAATCGGGATCATTACTAAAAAACCAGATTCCAATAAGAGTGTTTTTTAGTTGGGATGAAATGAAGGTGGGGTTTTTTGAATTAGATACTGTAAGTCATTGTGGGCCCGATAGTAGCGGTGAATTTTGTCAGACCTTAACTGTTACAGATGTCTATAGTGGTTGGACTGAAACTAGAGCCCTTAAAAACAAAGCACATCGGTGGGTTAAAGAAAGAATAATAGAGGTTAAAGAATCTTTGGCCTTTGAGCTACTGGGGATAGATTCAGATAACGGAGGAGAGTTTATTAATCATCAACTTTTACAATGGTGTACAGAAAATAAGATTACTTTTACCCGATCTCGCCCATACAGGAAAAATGACAACTGTTTTGTAGAGCAGAAAAATGGGGACATGGTTAGAAGAGTTGTTGGCTATTACCGCTTTGATACTCAAGAGGAATTTGAAGCCCTACAAGAGGTTTACAAGCATCTGTGTCCTTTAAGAAACTATTGGTATCCTACTATTAAAATCAGTGGCAAAAAGAGATTGGAAAACGGCAGGTTTAAAAAACTATACGACAAACCAAAAACACCTTATTTGCGTATATTAGAAAAACAGGAGGTCTGTTCTTCAGTTAAAGAAGAACTTAAAAGAAGACGTCAGTTAACTAACCCTATACAACTAAAAAGAGAATTGGACAAAGCTGTTGCTAATTTACTGAGGGTTCATAATAATAAGTACAAAGCCTCTGAGCAACTATTCAATCAGGCCTTCGGGTAG